The genomic window GCGCTTCGATTGGACCGTCGATTACCCGACCGGCCTGCACGCCCGGCCCGCCGCGCACTGGGTCGAGACCGCCCGCGCCCTGCCGGCGCGCATCCAGGTGCGCCACGGCGGGCAGGCGGCGGACGCCAAGAACCTGATCGCGCTGCTGCAACTCGGCCTGCGCTGCGGCGACGAGGTGACGATCTCGGCGGAAGGGGACGACGAGGCCGGGGCGCTGGCAAGGATCTGCGCCGCGGTGACGGGTCTGAGCGCCGGCGAGAAGGCCGCCGCCCGGCGCGCGGCGGAGGCCGCGGCCAAGGCCGCCGCCCCGGTGGCCGGCTGGAACCCCGCCGACGCGCCGCGGGTGATGCCCGGCATCGGCGCCAGCCCCGGCATCGCCATCGGGCCGATCCACGTGCTGGCGGCGGCCGAGGTCACCGTGCCCGACGAGCCCGAGCCGCTGACCTCCGGCGCCGACCGCCTGCACCGGGCGCTCGCCGCCACCGGCGGCCAGCTCAAGGCGCTGGCCGACGACACCGAACGGCGGCTCGGCAAGGCCGATGCCGGCATCTTCCGGGCGCAAGGCGAGCTGATCGCCGACACCGACCTCATCACGCTGGCCTGCCAGCTCATGGTCGAGGGCCACGGCGTGGCGTTTGCCTGGAACGCCGCGGTCGAGCGGATGGCCGGGCGGCTCTCGGCGCTCGGCAACCCCGTCCTCGCCGCCCGGGCCGCCGACCTGCGCGATGTCGGCCGCCGGGTGCTGGCGCAGATCGACCCGGCGCTGAAGAGCGGCCACGACCTGCCGGACGTGCCCTGCATCCTGATCGCCCCCGACCTCGCCCCCTCCGACACGGCGGGCCTCGACCCCGCCCGCGTCATCGGCCTCGCCACGGCCCAGGGCGGCCCGACCTCGCACACCGCGATCCTGGCGCGCACGCTGGGCATCCCGGCCGTGGTCGCGGGCGGTCCCGGCCTGCTGGCGATGGAGAACCGCACCACCGCGATCCTCGACGGCACCACCGGCCGCCTCTACCTGAGCCCGAGCGAGGCGGACGTCGCCTCCGCCGGGAACTGGCGCGCCCGGCAGCGCGAGCAGGCGGAGGCCGAGGCGCGGGAGCGGGCAAGGCCCGCGCAGACCCGCGACGGCCACCGCATCGCCATCGGCGCCAACGTCAACAACCCCGAGCAGGTGCCCCTCGCCCTCGACCAGGGCGCGGAGGGCGTCGGCCTGATGCGCACCGAGTTCCTGTTCTTGGAGCGCGGCGACACGCCGGGCGAGGACGACCAGTACGCGACCTATTCGGGCATGCTGAAGGCGCTCGACGGCCGCCCCTTGATCGTGCGCACCCTCGACATCGGCGGCGACAAGCAGGTCGCCCATCTCCACCTGCCTCGGGAGGAAAACCCCTTCCTCGGTGTGCGCGGCGCCCGCCTGCTCCTGCGCCGGCCCGACCTGATGGAGCCGCAACTGCGCGCCCTCTACCGGGCGGCGAGGGATCACGTTCCCGCCGACGCCCCGAAGGGCAAGGACGCGCCGCTCTCGATCATGATGCCGATGATCACCTCGGTGCCGGAGGTGCTGAAGCTCCGGGAGATCTGCGAGCGGATTCGAGGGGACGTCGGCGCGCCGGACGTGCCGCTCGGCATCATGATCGAAGTGCCCGCGGCCGCGATCCAGGCCGACGTGCTGGCCCGGCACTGCGACTTCTTCTCGATCGGCACCAACGATCTCACCCAGTACGCCCTCGCCATCGACCGCCAGAACACCGAGCTCGCGCCGGAGGCCGACTCGCTCCACCCGGCGGTGCTGCGGCTGATCCGCCTCACCTGCGAGGGCGCCGCCCGGCACGGGCGCTTCGTCGGCGTCTGCGGCGGCATCGCCGGCGACCCGTTCGGCGCCTGCCTGCTCGCGGGCCTCGGCGTCCACGAGCTGTCGATGACGCCCCGCGACCTGCCCGGCGTGAAGGCGCGCCTGCGCGCCTCCGACAGGGCCGAACTGACGGCGCTTGCGGCCAGGGCCTGCGCGCAGGAGGACGCGGCCGCGGTGCGCGCCCTCGACGAAGCCGCGGCCGGAGCCTGAGCGATGCGCCTCGTCACCCTCACCCTCAACCCGGCGATCGACCAGACCGTCACGCTGGACAGCCTGACGCCGGGCAGCGTGCACCGCGCCCGCTCGGTCTGGGCGGACGCCGGCGGCAAGGGGGTCAACGTCGCCTGCTGCCTCGCCGACTGGGGCCTGTCTGTCGCCGCCACCGGCGTGCTCGGCCAGGACAACGCCGCGCCGTTCGTCCAGCTTCTCGCGGCCAAGGGCATCGACGACCGCTTCGCCCGGATTCCCGGCGAGACGCGCACCAACCTCAAGCTGCTCGATGCGGGCAGCGGCGAGACCACCGACATCAACCTGCCGGGTCTCGACATCGGCCCCTCCACCGTCGAGGCGGTGCGCGCCGTGCTCGCCGACCTGACCGGCCCCGGCAGCCTCGCGGTGCTCGCCGGCAGCCTGCCGCGCTCGGCGCCCGCCGACACCTATGCCCGGCTCACCGCCGAGCTGAAGCGGCGCGGCGCCCGCGTCGTCCTCGACGCCTCCGGGCCGGCGCTCGCCGCCGCGCTCGCCACGGGGCGCGACGGCCTGCCGGACGCGATCAAGCCGAACCGGCACGAACTGGAAGAGTGGGCCGGGCGCCCGCTCCCCGAACTGTCCGGCGTGCTCGATGCCGCTCGGGAACTCCGGCGCAGCGGCATCGCGCTGGTCTGCGTCTCGCTCGGGGCGGAGGGCGCGCTGTTCGTCTCCGCCGAGGGCGCGTTCCGGGCCCTGCCGCCGCCGACCCGGGTGGCGAGCACCGTCGGCGCGGGCGACGCCCTGGTCGCCGGCCTCGTCGCCGGCCTGCACGATCGCCTCGCCCTGCCCGACCTCGCCCGGCGGTCGCTCGCCTTCGCCGCGGGCAAGCTCAGCCGCACGGGGGCGAACCTGCCGGGGCGGGACGAGGTGGAGGCGATCGCGCGCGAGATCGGGATCGAGCGGCTCGACTGACCGCATCCCCGACCCTCCCCCCTCTGCGGGAGAGGGATCATCGGCGGGCGACCGAGCGAACGGGTAAAAACTCGAGGAGGAAACCCATGGCACAGCTTCTGGCCGTGGTGGGAGGCGGAGACCTCTCCACCCACGCCGTCCTCGCCGCCGAGGCCCTGCGCAAGGCGGCCGGGCGGCGCAACACGCCGATGACCCTCGAAGTCCGCGGCAAGGGCGGCAGCGGCAACCCGATCCCTGAAGCGGCGATTGCGCAGGCTCGGGCCGTGCTGCTCGTCGGCGAGGGCGATCTCGGCGAGGGCCGGTTCGGGGCGCTGCACCGGGCGCGGGCGGCGATCGAGGACGTGCTGACCGACGTCAACGCCGTGCTCGACCGCCTGGGCGCCGGCACGGAGGTGTCCGGCTCCACGGCAAACGCGGCGGCCACTCCGAAAAGAATCGTGGCGATCACCTCCTGCCCCACCGGCATCGCCCACACCTTCATGGCGGCCGAGGGCATCCAGGCGGCGGCGAAGGCGCTGGGCCACGACGTCCGGGTCGAGACGCAAGGCTCCGTCGGCGCCCGCGACGCATTGACGGCGGCGGAGATCGCGGCGGCCGACATCGTGCTGATCGCCGCCGATACCGGCGTCGACCGGGCGCGCTTCGCCGGAAAGCGGGTTTACGCCACCAACACCAAGGCGGCGATCCGCGACGGCAAGGGCCTGATCGCCACCGCGCTCGCCGAGGCGCAGGGGCAGGCGGCCGATACGGCCCAGGCGACGGCGGACGGCCCCGCCCGTCCGGCCGCGGCGGAGAACAAGGCCGGCGCCTACAAGCACCTGATGACCGGCGTGTCCTTCATGCTGCCCTTCGTGGTGGCGGGCGGCCTCCTGATCGCGCTGGCCTTCGCCTTCGGCGGCATCGACGCGATGAAGCCGGAGAATGCCGGCACGCTGGGCTATGCGCTCGGAGAGATCGGCGCCAAGGCGGCGTTTGCCCTGATCGTCCCGGCGCTCGCCGGCTACATCGCCTATTCCATCGCCGACCGGCCGGGCATCGCGCCGGGCATGATCGGCGGCATGCTCGCCGCGAACCTCCAGGCGGGCTTTCTGGGCGGCATCGCCGCAGGCTTCATCGCCGGCTACACCACCGCCTTCCTCAACCGGCACATCCGCCTGCACAAGAACCTGGAGGGCCTCAAGCCCGTCCTGATCCTGCCGCTGCTGGCCACCACGATCACCGGCCTGATGATGGTCTACGTGGTCGGCGTGCCGGTGGCCGCCGCGCTCGCGGCCCTCACCGAGTGGCTGAAGGGCATGCAGGGGGCGAGCGCCCTGGTGCTCGGCCTCGTGCTCGGCGGCATGATGGCGGTCGACATGGGCGGGCCGATCAACAAGGCCGCCTACGCCTCCTCGGCGGCGCTGCTCTCGTCGGGCGTCGATGCGCCGATGGCCGCGGTGATGCTCGGCGGCATGACGCCCCCGCTCGGGATCGCACTGGCCACGCGCCTGTTCCCGAACCGCTTCACCGCGCCGGAGCGCGAGGCCGGCGGCGCGGCCGCCGTGCTGGGTGCCGCCTTCATCACGGAGGGCGCGATCCCCTTCGCCGCCGCCGACCCGCTGCGGGTGATCCCCTCCATGGTGGCGGGTTCGGCGGTCGCCGGCGCCATCGCCCTGACCGCGGGCGTGACCCTCAAGGTGCCCCATGGCGGCCTGTTCGTGCTGCCGATCCCCAACGCCGTGACCAACGTGACGGGCGCGCTGATCGCGCTCGCCGCCGGGACGATCGTGACGGGGCTTCTGGTCGGCCTCCTCAAGAAGCGCGCCGCCTGATCGGACTGGCCGCGCCCTTCCCAGGAGCCTCGGCCGCGCATGTCCGCCGCCGCCTTTCACAATCAAAAGTCATGGTTCGACAACGCGTCTCGACCCGAGCCCCGAAAACGAGCCGGGCATCGTCGATCTGGGGGAACGACATGAAAGCTGACAGGGCAGCTTGGGCCGTGCTCGGCCTCTTCACGGTACTGGGGATGGGGACGATGCCGGCCGGCGCGCAGGACGAGCCCGGACAGCCGGGCCTCGCGCGGGCGGAGAACGGCGTGGCCGTCGTCCGGCGTCCGGCCCTGCGGCGCGTGGTGCGGCGGGCGCCGCCTCGCCGAACCTTCGGCAACGACGGCAGCGCCGCGGCGGCGGCCGACGTGCTCGGCCAGACCGCGACGCCCCCGGCCCTACCGCCGGGCACGTTCGACCTCGGCAACGGCCTGTCGTTCCTCTTGAACTACACGGGACAGGCGGCGGCCAACCCGGTCGGCGGCATCCGCCAGGGCTCGGCCTATGCCGGCCAGCTCTTCTTCGGCATCGATGGCGACCTCCAGCGGCTTGCCGGGATCGAGGGCGGCTCGTTCCACGTCGCGGTCACCAACCGCCACGGCCGCAACCTCGCCGACGACTTCATCGGCAACAACACC from Methylorubrum populi includes these protein-coding regions:
- the ptsP gene encoding phosphoenolpyruvate--protein phosphotransferase, with amino-acid sequence MLAQTPTFSPQRTGPRLLVRLAAAPASKEAAIREAAGLLTAAGCIDAAYGESMLRREGVANTYLGHGVVIPHGMVDDRHLVRESGLAVLQIPGGLEWHDGQTAHLVVAIAAQSDTHITVLRRLTRLIQDEGRLDRLRTTRSEADIAAALTEDAAAPTAPGPATDLRQRFDWTVDYPTGLHARPAAHWVETARALPARIQVRHGGQAADAKNLIALLQLGLRCGDEVTISAEGDDEAGALARICAAVTGLSAGEKAAARRAAEAAAKAAAPVAGWNPADAPRVMPGIGASPGIAIGPIHVLAAAEVTVPDEPEPLTSGADRLHRALAATGGQLKALADDTERRLGKADAGIFRAQGELIADTDLITLACQLMVEGHGVAFAWNAAVERMAGRLSALGNPVLAARAADLRDVGRRVLAQIDPALKSGHDLPDVPCILIAPDLAPSDTAGLDPARVIGLATAQGGPTSHTAILARTLGIPAVVAGGPGLLAMENRTTAILDGTTGRLYLSPSEADVASAGNWRARQREQAEAEARERARPAQTRDGHRIAIGANVNNPEQVPLALDQGAEGVGLMRTEFLFLERGDTPGEDDQYATYSGMLKALDGRPLIVRTLDIGGDKQVAHLHLPREENPFLGVRGARLLLRRPDLMEPQLRALYRAARDHVPADAPKGKDAPLSIMMPMITSVPEVLKLREICERIRGDVGAPDVPLGIMIEVPAAAIQADVLARHCDFFSIGTNDLTQYALAIDRQNTELAPEADSLHPAVLRLIRLTCEGAARHGRFVGVCGGIAGDPFGACLLAGLGVHELSMTPRDLPGVKARLRASDRAELTALAARACAQEDAAAVRALDEAAAGA
- the pfkB gene encoding 1-phosphofructokinase, coding for MRLVTLTLNPAIDQTVTLDSLTPGSVHRARSVWADAGGKGVNVACCLADWGLSVAATGVLGQDNAAPFVQLLAAKGIDDRFARIPGETRTNLKLLDAGSGETTDINLPGLDIGPSTVEAVRAVLADLTGPGSLAVLAGSLPRSAPADTYARLTAELKRRGARVVLDASGPALAAALATGRDGLPDAIKPNRHELEEWAGRPLPELSGVLDAARELRRSGIALVCVSLGAEGALFVSAEGAFRALPPPTRVASTVGAGDALVAGLVAGLHDRLALPDLARRSLAFAAGKLSRTGANLPGRDEVEAIAREIGIERLD
- a CDS encoding fructose-specific PTS transporter subunit EIIC gives rise to the protein MAQLLAVVGGGDLSTHAVLAAEALRKAAGRRNTPMTLEVRGKGGSGNPIPEAAIAQARAVLLVGEGDLGEGRFGALHRARAAIEDVLTDVNAVLDRLGAGTEVSGSTANAAATPKRIVAITSCPTGIAHTFMAAEGIQAAAKALGHDVRVETQGSVGARDALTAAEIAAADIVLIAADTGVDRARFAGKRVYATNTKAAIRDGKGLIATALAEAQGQAADTAQATADGPARPAAAENKAGAYKHLMTGVSFMLPFVVAGGLLIALAFAFGGIDAMKPENAGTLGYALGEIGAKAAFALIVPALAGYIAYSIADRPGIAPGMIGGMLAANLQAGFLGGIAAGFIAGYTTAFLNRHIRLHKNLEGLKPVLILPLLATTITGLMMVYVVGVPVAAALAALTEWLKGMQGASALVLGLVLGGMMAVDMGGPINKAAYASSAALLSSGVDAPMAAVMLGGMTPPLGIALATRLFPNRFTAPEREAGGAAAVLGAAFITEGAIPFAAADPLRVIPSMVAGSAVAGAIALTAGVTLKVPHGGLFVLPIPNAVTNVTGALIALAAGTIVTGLLVGLLKKRAA